The following coding sequences lie in one Candidatus Delongbacteria bacterium genomic window:
- a CDS encoding ribonuclease Z, with product MEVIVLGSSGGAPSRYRNCTSLILNTDSYGIMFDCAEGTQRQLLKASYKLSRIHYIFISHMHQDHIGGLVPMLSTKSMFNIPGKVVIIGPAKIKEYLEFNFNITQSRLGFEVEFFEAENNSLFTFKDFSVTTYLLNHRMSSYGFRVVFNDKPGNIDLEKAASFGLTPSPLLGQLQKVGSIELDGRIVTMDDIASPPTKGKTFTYIGDTYLCDNIYEASQDADMLYIESTFQKENDDRAADRMHLTSYMCGEIAYKANVKSLVLSHFSASYNRFEKFREDAQELFKGKIYLAFDLDSYPVQ from the coding sequence TTGGAAGTTATAGTATTGGGAAGCAGTGGAGGAGCACCTTCAAGATATAGAAATTGTACATCACTAATTTTAAACACAGATTCTTATGGAATAATGTTTGATTGTGCTGAAGGTACTCAAAGGCAACTTCTTAAAGCCTCATACAAGCTTAGTAGAATTCATTACATTTTTATTTCCCATATGCATCAGGACCATATTGGAGGACTTGTTCCAATGCTTTCCACAAAAAGCATGTTCAATATTCCTGGCAAAGTAGTTATCATTGGACCAGCTAAAATTAAAGAGTATTTGGAATTTAATTTTAATATAACCCAGTCGAGACTTGGTTTTGAGGTAGAGTTTTTTGAAGCAGAAAATAACTCTCTTTTTACTTTTAAAGATTTTTCTGTGACAACATATCTATTAAATCATCGTATGAGCTCCTATGGTTTTAGGGTTGTATTTAACGATAAACCGGGTAATATTGATTTGGAGAAAGCAGCCAGTTTCGGCTTAACACCAAGCCCTCTATTGGGACAATTACAAAAAGTTGGGTCTATTGAGTTAGATGGCAGAATTGTAACAATGGATGATATTGCTTCTCCTCCTACAAAAGGTAAAACTTTCACTTACATAGGCGATACATATCTTTGCGATAATATTTATGAAGCGTCTCAGGATGCAGATATGCTCTATATCGAATCAACATTTCAAAAAGAAAATGATGACAGAGCAGCAGATAGAATGCACTTAACATCATATATGTGTGGTGAAATTGCATATAAAGCTAATGTAAAGTCTCTTGTTTTATCACATTTTAGTGCATCCTATAATAGATTTGAAAAATTCCGGGAAGATGCTCAGGAACTGTTTAAAGGAAAAATATATCTTGCATTTGACCTTGACTCATATCCGGTACAGTGA
- a CDS encoding FAD-binding oxidoreductase — translation MKKFDIVIIGAGSVGVPLSYYLAKKGKKVAVIEKNVSAGRGENRAAIGGVRATHSDPAKIKICQMSIEIMKNLEVEHGFDVDWLSGGYLYPVYDENKEQALKNLLKIQKSYDLNIDWIEPNKVAELVPGINTTNLKGATFSPEDGSCSPLKVNGAFYRMAVEAGVEFFFNEEVKKINMENKIITEVKTDNETYIADIVINAAGGFAKEIGKMVGLDLPVDPDSHEAAISEPVERFFEPMVVDIRSDADSDNYYFYQNKEGQIVFCITPNPKLYGTDHDNTSSFLPLVVKRMLNLYPRLRNLRVRRIWRGLYPMTPDGFPIVGKTREIDNLFLAVGMCGQGFMLGPGLGKIISEIIVDGAKDYDFILNQLTLYREFAGNEVLK, via the coding sequence ATGAAAAAATTTGATATTGTAATCATTGGTGCTGGAAGTGTTGGAGTACCACTAAGCTATTACTTGGCAAAAAAAGGAAAAAAAGTTGCTGTTATAGAAAAAAATGTCTCAGCTGGTCGTGGTGAAAATCGTGCGGCTATTGGTGGTGTAAGAGCAACTCATAGCGATCCTGCAAAAATTAAAATATGTCAGATGTCCATCGAGATCATGAAAAACCTGGAAGTAGAACATGGATTCGATGTTGATTGGTTGAGCGGAGGATATTTATACCCAGTATATGATGAAAATAAAGAACAAGCTTTAAAAAATCTTCTTAAAATTCAAAAAAGCTATGATTTGAACATTGATTGGATTGAACCTAATAAAGTTGCCGAGCTGGTACCTGGAATCAATACAACAAATTTAAAAGGTGCCACTTTCTCGCCAGAAGACGGAAGTTGTTCTCCTTTAAAAGTAAATGGAGCATTCTATAGGATGGCCGTAGAAGCTGGAGTTGAATTTTTCTTCAACGAAGAAGTTAAAAAAATCAATATGGAAAATAAAATAATCACTGAAGTAAAAACTGATAACGAAACTTATATAGCAGACATAGTTATTAATGCTGCTGGTGGTTTTGCTAAAGAGATTGGTAAAATGGTTGGACTAGATTTACCTGTTGACCCTGATTCTCATGAGGCTGCTATTAGTGAACCTGTTGAAAGATTTTTTGAACCTATGGTTGTAGATATTCGTTCTGATGCAGATTCTGATAATTATTACTTCTATCAAAATAAAGAAGGACAGATTGTTTTCTGTATCACACCAAATCCAAAACTATATGGTACAGATCACGACAATACTTCTTCATTTCTTCCATTAGTAGTTAAGAGAATGTTAAATCTTTACCCCAGACTGAGAAATTTAAGAGTTAGAAGAATCTGGAGAGGATTGTACCCTATGACACCAGACGGATTCCCTATTGTAGGTAAGACAAGAGAAATTGATAATCTTTTCTTGGCTGTCGGTATGTGTGGTCAAGGTTTTATGCTTGGTCCTGGACTTGGCAAAATAATATCTGAAATTATCGTAGATGGAGCAAAAGATTATGATTTTATACTAAACCAGTTGACTCTTTACAGAGAATTTGCAGGTAATGAAGTATTAAAATAA